DNA sequence from the Oxalobacteraceae sp. CFBP 8761 genome:
CGCGTCGTCAGCGCCTATATGGACGCACTGTTTGCCGAAGACCAGCTGGCGCTGGCGCGTGTGCAGCGCGATGCCTACGTCGAGCATCAAAAAGTAAACACCCGCCTGTTTCAGCTGGGCGAGGGCACCCGCACCGACATGCTCGAAATCCAGGCCCGGCTCGACCTGGCCGAGGCCCAGCTGGTCGAGGCGCAGGACAATGTGGTCGCCGTGCGCAACACGCTGGCCGGCGTGATCGGCACCGACCCCGGCTCGCTCGACCAGCTGGCCGAGAACTTCCGTCCGGTCACGCTCAATGTGGGCAGTTTCGAAGAATGGCGCAGCCTGGCGCTGGCGCGCAACAACACGCTGGCCGCCACGCGCCTGGGCGTGGAAAACGCGCGCCTGGACATCAACCGCAACCGCGCCGGGCACCTGCCACGCGTGGATCTGGTGGCTGCCTACAGCAAGAACGACAGTGAAACGCTGAATCTTCGTGGCACCGAATCGACCAACCGCGCGGTGGGCTTCCAGGTCAACTTCCCGATCTATTCAGGTGGTTCGGTCAATGCCACCACGCGCCAGGCCGCAGCCAATCTGGGCCGCGCCCAGGCCGAGCTCGATGCACGCAGCAACGAGATCCTGATTGAGCTGCGCCGCGCGCACGACCTCGTGCTCAGCAGCGGGCGCAAGATCGATGCGCTGGTCAAGGCCGTCGATTCGGGCAAGCTCCTGATGACCGCCACCCAGCAGAGCATCAAGGGTGGCGTGCGCATCAACCTCGACCTGCTCAATGCACAGCAGCAGTTGTTCACCAGCCAGCGCGACCTGGCCCAGGCCCGGTATTCCTACCTCGTCGGCCTGATGCGCCTGCGCTCTGCCGCCGGCACGCTCGAGCCGGAATCGATTCGCGAAATCGCGGCGTTCTTCCGCTGATCCTGCCGGACGGATTTGCACTGCACTTGCCTCGATTGGATTAATATCAATTTATTACCAATCGAGGAACGCTTCCATGGCCGTCAATGCACTCGAAGTCCAGCAACTCTACGTCGCCTACTTTGGCCGCCCGGCCGATCCTGTCGGGCTCGATTACTGGATGGATACACTGGCCGGGAATGTGGTGACACCCGATGATATTTCGCGCTCCTTTGCCGAGTCAAAGGAATACCGCGACAACTACAGCCACATGGACAGCCGCACCGTGGTCACCAAAATCTACGACCACCTGTTCGGGCGCGACGCCGAAGCCGTCGGTATCACCTATTGGGCTGACCTGATCGACCGTGGCGTCATCGCGATCGACGACGCGGTCAGGGAAATTTCAGAAGCGGCGGTTGGCGCCGATGCAATCGTGTTCAACGGCAAGGCGGCTGTGGCCACCGTCTTCACGCTGCGCCTCGATACGCCGAACGAAGTAGCAGCCTACGGCCGCGATGCGGGATTGGCGCTGGCCATGGAATTTCTCGCCACCGTCAAGGATGCCAAAAGCGCGCTCGACGCGGCCGACCCGGTCGTGGTCGATGCGTGGATCGCGCGCATCGTGGGCGCCGACGGCACCGCCATCGAGGATGTGGGCCTGGTCGGCGTGGTGCCGCTGGCTTGAATCAGGCCGCGGCCTCGCCGGCTGCTGCCTCGCCGGCTGCTGCCTCGCCGGCTGCAGCCTGGCCAGCGTTGCTGCTGCCGATGCAGTGCGGGCATGACACGCCATACACATAACTCGGCGCAAGTTGCTGGCGCGGCGTCACCACGGCGCGGCAGGCGAAGCACTGCACGGTTTCGGTCGGCTCGAGCTTCGGATTGAGCGCGGTGCGGTAGTCGAACACGAAGCAGTCGCCCGTGTAGTGCGCGCCGCCGACGTCCTCGAAGTACTTCAGGATGCCGCCCTCCAGCTGGTACACGCGCTCGTAGCCGATTTCTTTCATGTGGATTGCCGCTTTTTCGCAGCGGATGCCGCCGGTGCAGAAGGTCACGACCGTCTTGCCAGCCAGTGCATCGCGGTGCTGCGCCGCGACCTCGGGGAACTCGGTGAACTTGTCGATGCGGTAGTCGAGCGTGTTTTCGAACGTGCCGACGTCGACTTCGAAGGCATTGCGCGTTTCCATCATCACAACCTCGACGCCGTCGTCATCGTGGCCCTGGTCGAGCCAGCGCTTGAGCGTGACGGGATCGACCGCCGGCGCCCGGCCCAGTTCGGGCTTGATGAGCGGCATGCGCATCGTGATGATCTCTTTCTTGATCTTGACCAGCATGCGCTTGTGCGACTGTTCGGTCGACAGGCTTTCTTTCCATGTCAGGTCGGCCAGGCGGGCATCGCTGCGCACCCAGTCCAGGTACGCGTCGATGTGCTCGCGCGTACCCGACAAGAACATGTTGATGCCTTCCGGCGTGAGCAGCACCGTGCCCTTCAGGGCAAGCTCATTGCACAGCGCCTGGTATTGCGGGCGCAAGGTTTCCAGATCGTCGAGCGTGACAAATTTGTAGGCGGCGATGTTGACGTACTGTTGAGCGGAAGACATGGCGATAAAGAAGAAAAAGCGGTGAACGGACAGGCCGATATTATAAGTCAGTCAGCCGCGCCAACCGTCAGGAGCCTGCCATATGCTTGTCGAATAGATTTACACTATTGCTTCATAGCATTGATGAATATCAAATAAGTCATTGATTTGTATGGTAGGTAACTGCCTGGCATCAAGTTTGCTTATAGGAGGGCTGCGCTGTACAAACTTTGATCAACTAGGAAAACAACAATGATCCGTAATATCGCTCTGCTGGCCCTTTCGCTGACTGCCGGTGCCGCTTCGGCCGCTACCATTCCTGCAACGCTGACCTTCAACTCGGACAGCAACACTGCCTACACCAATGTGATGCCGGCAGCCCAGAGCGGCAGCGTGCTGATCGACTTCAACTTCACCTACACGGGCGCAACGGTCGACAACAACGATTTCCTGGCTCTGTGGTTTGGCAACTCGAATAACCTGGGTCAAGCCTACAAAGGCCCGAACGTCGGCTTCAAGGCAAACTGCGGCACTGGCCGCTGCACCAATGACCTGTTCGCACGCCTGGGCGGCGAAAGCGGCCCGTTCATGAACAACAGCAACCTGGTTGCAGGCACCACCTACAACATCTTCGCGAACCTGTACAAGGCCGCTGGCTCGACGACCTACAACCGCTTCGACATGTGGCTCAATGCAACGGCTGCCGAAAAGGCGTCGCTGACCGGCGCCGACCTGAAGGCAACCGGCAACACGAACCTGGCGTCGTTCAACACGATCGGCGTTCGTACCCTGGGTCTGGACAAAGGCCTGAGCGTGAACGTGAATAATCTGCGCGTCACCGGACTCGAGTCTGAAGTGCCTGAGCCAAGCAGCGTTGCCCTGATGGGTCTGGCACTGGCTGGCCTGGCATTCACCCGTCGCAACAAGCGCGGCTGATTGCCGCACGGCGCGCCAGAAATATCGGCGCGCTGCTGACAGCAGANTACCGGGTGGCCGCGCAAGGTCGCCATATGCGTCCCGGATACGCCGTGCTAGAGTGCCTCGCATTGCCCCATCACCGACAGGAACGCCATGCACGACTGGTCCGAAGGCTACATGACCGAGTTAGCCTATACCTACGGCTACTATCCCGAACTCAACCCATTGCGTGCCCGGCTGGCCCTGCTCGAGGCAGGCATCGTCCCACCGGATGTCCAGACCGCTTGTGAGCTGGGCTTTGGTCAGGGCATGAGCATCAATATCCATGCAGTCGCGGCCGGCGCGGCCTGGCATGGCACCGACTTCAATCCGGCCCAGGTCGGTTTTGCGCGCGAGCTGGCGCAAGACTTGCCGCTGGCAGCCAATCTGTCCGATGAGGCCTTCGAGGCCTATTGCCAGCGCGCCGATCTGCCGCAGTTCGATTTCATCGCGCTGCACGGCATCTGGAGCTGGGTGTCGGACGCCAACCGCCGCGTGATTGCCAGCTTCATCGAGCGCAAGCTCAAGGTGGGCGGCGTTGTCTATGTCAGCTACAACACCCAGCCCGGCTGGGCCGCGACCGGACCGCTGACCGAGCTGATGGCCGGCTTCGACGCGGCCCTCAATCCGCCCGGTATCGGTCCTGCGGCGCGCATCGACGCGGCGCTCGACTTTGTCGACGGGCTGGTCGCGAGCGGGGCGCTGTACGGCAAGGTCAATCCCCAGGTGGCCGAGCACCTCAAGCGCCTGCGCAGCCAGGACCGGCGCTATCTGGCGCACGAATATTTCAACCGCGACTGGCAGCCGATGCCGTTTGCGCAGATGCGCACCTGGATGGAAGGGGCGCGGCTGAGCTACGCCACGTCGGCCCAGTTCATCGACCACGTGCCGATGCTGAATCTGACCGCGCAGCAGCAGGACCTGCTGGCCGCGATCCCGGATGCGGGCTTTCGCGAAACGGCGTGCGACTTCATCGTCAACCGCCTGTTCCGGCGCGATTACTGGGTGCGCGGCGCGCGCCGGCTGGCGCCAGCCGACCGCACCGAGCGCCTGCGCGCCATGCGGGTGGTGCTGGCCACGCCGGCCGCCAAGGTCAAGCTCAAGGTCAGTGGCGCGCTGGGCGAAGCGAACCTGCACGAGGACGTCTATCGCCCGATCCTCGACGCGCTGGCCGACCACCGGCCGCACAGTCTGGGCGAACTCGAAGTCACGCTGGCCCCGCACGGCGCCACGCTGACCCGGATCGTCGAGGCAGTCATGCTCCTGACCGGCGCCGGCAACCTGCACCCAGCCCAGGCCGACGAGGCCATCGCCGCGGCCAGGGCCGGCGCACTGCTGCTCAATACCCGCCTGTGCGCCATGGCGCGTTATGCCGAAGATGTCGGTTGCCTGGCCTCGCCGGTGACGGGCGGCGGCTTCCCGGTGCGCCGCATCGACCAGCTGTTTCTGCTGGCGCGCAGCGTTGGTGCGGCCAGCATCGAAGCGCTGGCCGATTTCGCGACTGCCGCGCTGCAGGCGCAAGGCCAGCGCATCATGAAGGATGGTCAGCCAGTGCTGGACGATGCCCGCCAGACCGAGATGCTGCGCAGCCAGGCGCATGCGTTCGACACAACGCGTTTGCCCGTTTTTCAGGCATTGGGCGTGGCTGTCTAGAACCCAGTCCCAAAAAGACGATTGCCGGTCGATACAGGCAACGGCGATGGCACCTTGTCAGTTACTATATTGCATTGTGCAAAAGCGCCAGGGCATGCCATGCGGTCACTGAACATCCAGTACAACCCACGTATCGATCAGCTACGCTGGCTGGCGGCGACGCTCGTGTTCCTGTTCCACTTTCACCTGGAATATCGCCGCCTCGGCGGTAATGGCCTGGTCAATCCGTGGACCTCCCTGATCATCGAAGGCCATACGGGCGTGGGCCTGTTCTTCACGCTGTCGGGCTTTTTGTTCATGCAGATCGCGCTGCGCCAGCGCCAGATCCGGTATGGCGAGTTCCTGCGTAACCGCGTGCTGCGCATTGCGCCGCTGTACGTGGTGATCTTCCTGGTGGCCACGTCGATTTCGCGCGACAAGTTCCAGCCGCAAGACCTGCTGTTCTTCTTCGCATCCAACCTCGGCATGCCGCCCACGTCGCAGACCGTGATTACCGGCGCAGCCTGGACGATCTCCCTTGAATTTTTGTTTTACCTGGTGTTTCCATTTCTGGCGCGTTTTGCGATGGAGCGGGGCGTGCGCTACCTGGCCGGCTGGCTGGTGCTGCTGCTGTTCTTCAAGGCAGCGGCATTCACCGTCAATACCAACAGCACGCTGATGTATTTCAGCACCTTCGTCGGGCGCTTCGACCAGTTCATCATCGGCATGATCGCGGCGATGACCTACGCGCGCCATGAAGCCACGTTGCGCCGCTGGGCGCCTTTCCTGGTGCTTGCCAGCGCCGCGCTGGTGGTCTTGAATACGCGGCTCATGCACATCAATGCCAGCTTCCTGACCGCGCCGCATGCGTCGTTCTGGATCATCTGGACGATGCTCGAAAGCGCCGGCTGGGCGCTGCTGATCCTGGCCTGGGTCGCCTTCAAGCCCGGTGTGCAGGGTCGGTTCGGGCGCATCTTCAGTCACGGCGGCAAGATCAGTTTTTCGTTCTACCTGCTGCACATGGCGGTGCTGCACGTGCTGGCCGAGGCGGTCGGCCTGATGCGCCCGACCGGTATCGGCTGGCTGAACGCCGCTTTCATGGCCGCGTGCGCCTATGCCGTCACCTGGGCGCTGGCCACCCTCAGCTTCAATATCGTCGAAGAGCCATTCCTGCGCGGGCGCCGCAGCTATGGGGCACTGCCTGCCGTTGGCGAGAACGCCACGCTGACCCGCCCCCCGGAACCGCCAACCCCGCCAGCCCCTCCGCGCGAAGCCCGAGCGCGGTAAAATGCGGGGATGACTTCCCCGACTTTTACCCATCTGCGCATCCACTCCGAATACTCCATCGTCGACGGCCTGGTCCGTATTGACGAGCTGGTCAAGGCGGCGGTCAAGGATGGGCAGCCGGCGCTGGCCGTGACCGATCTGGCCAATACGTTTTGCCTGGTGCGCTTCTACAAAGAGGCGCGCGGCAAGGGCGTCAAGCCGATCGTCGGGGTCGATGCCTGGATCACCAACGACGACAACCGCGACAAGCCGCACCGCCTGCTCATTTTGGCCAAGAACCACACCGGCTACCTGCAGCTGTGCGACCTGCTGGCGCGTGCCTGGCTCACCAACCAGCACAAAGGCCGCGCCGAACTGCGCGCCGAATGGCTCGAAGCGCTGGCCACGTCCACGTCCACGCTCAATCCCGGGCAGTCGCAGGCCAATGGCCTGATCGTGCTGTCGGGCGCGCATTTCGGCGACATCGGCCAGGCCATCGAGAACGGCGACATCGCCCGCGCCGAGGCCAATGCCGCGCGCTGGGCGCGCGTGTTCCCGGGCCATTTTTATATCGAGATCCAGCGCGCCGGCCAGCTCAATCAAGAGCAGCAGGTACGCCATTCGGTGGCGCTGGCCAGCCGCCTCGGCTTGCCGGTCGTGGCGACGCATCCGGTGCAGTTCCTCGACAAGGACGAATACATCGCCCACGAAGCGCGCGTCTGTATCGCCGAGGGCGAGATGCTGGCCAACGCCAAGCGCGTGCGCCGCTTCAACGAGAACATGTGCTTCAAGTCGCAGGCCGAAATGGCCGAGCTGTTCAGGGACCTGCCGGGCGCGCTGGCCAACTCCGTTGAAATCGCCAAGCGCTGCAATGTCACGCTCACACTGGGCAAGCCGCAGCTGCCGAACTTCCCGACCCCCGGCATGACGATCGACGAATTCCTGATCGCCGAAACCAAAAAAGGCCTGGAAGATCGCCTGCTGCAGCTGTACCCGAACGAGGCGGAGCGCGAACGCGAGCGCCCGCGCTACGAGGCGCGCCTGGACTTCGAGAACCAGACGATCATCAACATGAAGTTCCCCGGCTACTTCCTGATCGTGGCCGAGTTCATCCAGTGGGGCAAGAACAACGACGTGCCGATCGGCCCGGGCCGCGGTTCGGGTGCGGGGTCGCTGGTGGCGTATGCGCTCAAGATCACGGATCTGGATCCGCTCAAGTACAACCTGCTGTTCGAGCGTTTCCTGAATCCCGAACGCGTCTCGATGCCCGACTTCGACATCGACTTTTGCCAGGAAAAGCGCGAGCTGGTGATCCAGCACGTGAAAGACCTGTACGGGCGCGATGCGGTGTCGCAGATCGCCACCTTCGGCACGATGGCAGCCAAGGGCGCGATCCGCGACGTCGGCCGCGTGCTCGATTTCGGCTACAACTTCTGCGACGGCATCTCCAAGCTGATTCCGTTCAAGCCGGGCAAGCAGGTGTCGATTGCCGAGGCGATCGAAGAAGAACCGATGCTCAAGGAGCGCCTCGAGAACGAAGAAGAGGTCAAGACGCTGCTTGAACTGGCGCAGAAGGTCGAGGGCATCACCCGCAACATCGGCATGCACGCCGGTGGTGTGCTGATCGCGCCGGGCAAACTCACCGACTTCTGCCCGCTGTACACGCAGGGCGGCGATACCGGCGTGGTCTCGCAGTACGACAAGGACGACGTGGAGGCCGTGGGCCTGGTCAAGTTCGACTTTTTGGGCCTGACCACGCTGACGATCCTCGACCGCGCGGTCAAGTACATCAAGCAGCTCGATCCGGCCGAGAGCGAATTCGACCTGGCCAAGCTGGCGCTGGACGACCGCGCGTCGTACAAGCTGCTGTCCGACGCCAAGACCGTCGCGATCTTCCAGCTGGAATCGCGCGGCATGCAGGGCATGCTCAAGGATGCGCGGCCCGACCGCTTCGAGGACATCATCGCGCTGGTCGCGCTGTACCGCCCGGGTCCGATGGACCTGATCCCCGACTTCTGCAAG
Encoded proteins:
- a CDS encoding TolC family outer membrane protein, coding for MTSIRTSRLRTLVAGALLAAAAGSAGAITLEQAYQAALKNDPVFRMRYFENESGKENRILGRAQLLPQISASHSFNRNITDLLQPTNVPNVQSLSHPRYLSRSSVVQLRQPLFNMDGIQRYRQGKVQSEQAEQAYEAGLDEVSVRVVSAYMDALFAEDQLALARVQRDAYVEHQKVNTRLFQLGEGTRTDMLEIQARLDLAEAQLVEAQDNVVAVRNTLAGVIGTDPGSLDQLAENFRPVTLNVGSFEEWRSLALARNNTLAATRLGVENARLDINRNRAGHLPRVDLVAAYSKNDSETLNLRGTESTNRAVGFQVNFPIYSGGSVNATTRQAAANLGRAQAELDARSNEILIELRRAHDLVLSSGRKIDALVKAVDSGKLLMTATQQSIKGGVRINLDLLNAQQQLFTSQRDLAQARYSYLVGLMRLRSAAGTLEPESIREIAAFFR
- a CDS encoding DUF4214 domain-containing protein — translated: MAVNALEVQQLYVAYFGRPADPVGLDYWMDTLAGNVVTPDDISRSFAESKEYRDNYSHMDSRTVVTKIYDHLFGRDAEAVGITYWADLIDRGVIAIDDAVREISEAAVGADAIVFNGKAAVATVFTLRLDTPNEVAAYGRDAGLALAMEFLATVKDAKSALDAADPVVVDAWIARIVGADGTAIEDVGLVGVVPLA
- a CDS encoding PEP-CTERM sorting domain-containing protein; the encoded protein is MIRNIALLALSLTAGAASAATIPATLTFNSDSNTAYTNVMPAAQSGSVLIDFNFTYTGATVDNNDFLALWFGNSNNLGQAYKGPNVGFKANCGTGRCTNDLFARLGGESGPFMNNSNLVAGTTYNIFANLYKAAGSTTYNRFDMWLNATAAEKASLTGADLKATGNTNLASFNTIGVRTLGLDKGLSVNVNNLRVTGLESEVPEPSSVALMGLALAGLAFTRRNKRG
- a CDS encoding class I SAM-dependent methyltransferase produces the protein MHDWSEGYMTELAYTYGYYPELNPLRARLALLEAGIVPPDVQTACELGFGQGMSINIHAVAAGAAWHGTDFNPAQVGFARELAQDLPLAANLSDEAFEAYCQRADLPQFDFIALHGIWSWVSDANRRVIASFIERKLKVGGVVYVSYNTQPGWAATGPLTELMAGFDAALNPPGIGPAARIDAALDFVDGLVASGALYGKVNPQVAEHLKRLRSQDRRYLAHEYFNRDWQPMPFAQMRTWMEGARLSYATSAQFIDHVPMLNLTAQQQDLLAAIPDAGFRETACDFIVNRLFRRDYWVRGARRLAPADRTERLRAMRVVLATPAAKVKLKVSGALGEANLHEDVYRPILDALADHRPHSLGELEVTLAPHGATLTRIVEAVMLLTGAGNLHPAQADEAIAAARAGALLLNTRLCAMARYAEDVGCLASPVTGGGFPVRRIDQLFLLARSVGAASIEALADFATAALQAQGQRIMKDGQPVLDDARQTEMLRSQAHAFDTTRLPVFQALGVAV
- a CDS encoding acyltransferase, which produces MRSLNIQYNPRIDQLRWLAATLVFLFHFHLEYRRLGGNGLVNPWTSLIIEGHTGVGLFFTLSGFLFMQIALRQRQIRYGEFLRNRVLRIAPLYVVIFLVATSISRDKFQPQDLLFFFASNLGMPPTSQTVITGAAWTISLEFLFYLVFPFLARFAMERGVRYLAGWLVLLLFFKAAAFTVNTNSTLMYFSTFVGRFDQFIIGMIAAMTYARHEATLRRWAPFLVLASAALVVLNTRLMHINASFLTAPHASFWIIWTMLESAGWALLILAWVAFKPGVQGRFGRIFSHGGKISFSFYLLHMAVLHVLAEAVGLMRPTGIGWLNAAFMAACAYAVTWALATLSFNIVEEPFLRGRRSYGALPAVGENATLTRPPEPPTPPAPPREARAR
- the dnaE gene encoding DNA polymerase III subunit alpha, producing MTSPTFTHLRIHSEYSIVDGLVRIDELVKAAVKDGQPALAVTDLANTFCLVRFYKEARGKGVKPIVGVDAWITNDDNRDKPHRLLILAKNHTGYLQLCDLLARAWLTNQHKGRAELRAEWLEALATSTSTLNPGQSQANGLIVLSGAHFGDIGQAIENGDIARAEANAARWARVFPGHFYIEIQRAGQLNQEQQVRHSVALASRLGLPVVATHPVQFLDKDEYIAHEARVCIAEGEMLANAKRVRRFNENMCFKSQAEMAELFRDLPGALANSVEIAKRCNVTLTLGKPQLPNFPTPGMTIDEFLIAETKKGLEDRLLQLYPNEAERERERPRYEARLDFENQTIINMKFPGYFLIVAEFIQWGKNNDVPIGPGRGSGAGSLVAYALKITDLDPLKYNLLFERFLNPERVSMPDFDIDFCQEKRELVIQHVKDLYGRDAVSQIATFGTMAAKGAIRDVGRVLDFGYNFCDGISKLIPFKPGKQVSIAEAIEEEPMLKERLENEEEVKTLLELAQKVEGITRNIGMHAGGVLIAPGKLTDFCPLYTQGGDTGVVSQYDKDDVEAVGLVKFDFLGLTTLTILDRAVKYIKQLDPAESEFDLAKLALDDRASYKLLSDAKTVAIFQLESRGMQGMLKDARPDRFEDIIALVALYRPGPMDLIPDFCKRKHGEKFDYPDPRTESILSETYGIMVYQEQVMQMAQIVGGYSLGGADMLRRAMGKKKAEEMAEHREIFRAGAAKDGLTTAKADEIFDLMEKFAGYGFNKSHAAAYALLSYHTAYLKVHHTAAFMAANMSLAMEDTEKIKILVEDSKEVCKLTILPPDVNESQFRFTPEGEARSKTGKQVTNIRYGLGGVKGAGQGAIEAIIAARTAGGKFKDLFDFCNRVDRKQINRRTIESLIRAGAMDAFGVDRSVLLASVSFAMEAAGQAAAAINQVSLFGGDDADLVAPPEYVKALPWTDRQKLSEEKIALGYYLSGHMFDSYAQEVRRFAKTRMKDLEPSRDPRMMCGVISGIRTQMTQRGKILIVALDDKTAVHEVTVYSEVFEANKNAFKEDEFLLVVGKVSEDRFNGGLRITAEKVFDLATARIQYGHKLEMDLDKSVSAARLAEILQPHRVHDGMPVSLRLQTQDIPFTVQLGDDWRVAPSDTLKAALELSLGAKDVAVEY